The following are encoded in a window of Dethiobacter alkaliphilus AHT 1 genomic DNA:
- a CDS encoding VanZ family protein has protein sequence MGERRIATVSWLAVFLWMGLIFYLSHQPGEASAALSSGVTDVIFRTVVAVFNIDVAPGAGDGMFHFWVRKSAHAFLYFVLAVLVIHALGRSGVVGRKAYLIAFLFCVFYAVTDEVHQLYVPGRSGEIGDVVIDSVGAAAGLVVFSLGNNLRRYVLKARE, from the coding sequence ATGGGAGAGAGGCGGATTGCCACTGTTTCGTGGCTGGCGGTTTTTTTGTGGATGGGTCTGATTTTTTATCTTTCTCATCAGCCGGGAGAGGCTTCGGCGGCGCTGAGCAGCGGTGTAACCGATGTTATTTTTCGCACCGTGGTGGCGGTCTTTAATATTGATGTGGCCCCCGGCGCCGGGGACGGCATGTTTCATTTTTGGGTAAGGAAAAGCGCCCATGCATTTTTGTACTTTGTATTGGCAGTGCTGGTAATTCATGCGCTGGGCAGAAGCGGAGTGGTTGGCCGCAAAGCGTACTTAATTGCTTTTCTGTTTTGTGTTTTTTATGCTGTCACCGACGAGGTGCACCAGTTATATGTGCCGGGTAGAAGCGGGGAAATCGGTGATGTGGTGATAGACAGCGTTGGGGCTGCGGCTGGCTTAGTCGTTTTTAGCCTGGGAAACAATTTAAGAAGGTATGTGCTAAAAGCAAGGGAATAG
- a CDS encoding DUF3048 domain-containing protein → MRRWLIVFLILLLSFTIMAGCGRNNDNNNNFEPTVPEPPPEEDTGIVTLQKVDPVTAVINNHAAARPQSGLQEASIVYEFLVEAGYTRLLAVYDTKVEENVTVGPVRSLRPYFAVQAMEHGGWVAHSGYSERTRNLIQGLGLREITSGTYLYRDNSRNAPHNLYTSMEQLYDARGDSEVRTVNVEAPDLPEGYQEGLELDIRYASHNQVRYEYDAENEVYLRFVDGRESSDRETGKQYNARRVIVRENRVTNVPGESLVDIDLSGSGSGLLYEEGRKYEITWEKSGGETQYYYQDGTPVDLSFGNTWIQVVRQ, encoded by the coding sequence ATGAGAAGATGGTTAATTGTATTTTTAATTTTACTGCTAAGCTTTACAATTATGGCGGGATGCGGCAGAAATAATGATAACAACAATAACTTTGAACCGACGGTTCCTGAACCACCGCCTGAAGAAGATACTGGAATTGTTACTCTGCAAAAAGTGGATCCGGTCACGGCGGTTATCAATAACCATGCTGCGGCCCGGCCGCAGTCCGGTTTACAGGAAGCAAGTATTGTTTACGAGTTTTTGGTTGAGGCCGGGTATACCCGTCTGTTGGCTGTTTATGATACTAAGGTTGAAGAGAATGTAACAGTGGGGCCTGTGCGGAGCTTGCGCCCGTATTTTGCTGTGCAGGCTATGGAACATGGAGGATGGGTGGCTCATTCCGGTTATTCGGAACGGACGAGAAATTTGATTCAGGGTCTAGGTTTGCGGGAAATCACCAGCGGTACGTATTTGTACCGGGATAACTCCAGAAATGCGCCGCATAACCTCTATACCAGTATGGAGCAGTTGTATGATGCCCGAGGCGATTCTGAAGTGAGGACTGTGAACGTTGAGGCTCCGGATTTGCCGGAAGGATATCAAGAAGGGTTAGAACTTGACATTAGGTATGCCAGTCACAACCAGGTACGTTATGAATATGATGCAGAAAATGAAGTCTATTTGCGGTTTGTGGACGGCAGGGAATCCTCTGACCGGGAGACCGGTAAGCAGTACAATGCCAGACGGGTAATTGTACGGGAAAACCGGGTAACCAATGTGCCGGGGGAGAGCCTGGTGGATATTGACCTGTCCGGTTCCGGTAGCGGCCTGCTCTATGAAGAGGGAAGAAAATATGAGATAACCTGGGAAAAAAGTGGTGGCGAGACCCAGTATTATTATCAGGATGGGACACCGGTTGATCTGAGCTTTGGCAATACGTGGATCCAGGTTGTACGGCAGTAA